Below is a genomic region from Papilio machaon chromosome 11, ilPapMach1.1, whole genome shotgun sequence.
CAGACTATTTGCAAGGATAACTGAAATATCGTACTGGAAAACCAAGTGTTAATTGACACTTCTCATGTGAAGAATAATTAGTGCTTTTAATTTTCCAGTTCGAGGTCGTATAATGATGTACACACAacgttaaaaatactaaaaattgtttaaaaaaaagttgtttgattttaaatttgtaaaaaccgTACGTATTTGAAGTTCGACTCATTGTCAGCGTAATTATACTtggtaaaaatataagaaagtaTTGTAAATCTGTCCATTTCATATGTCTTCAAAGTTGTggcattttaatttagaacatTCTGATGTCTCAAATTAACTCGTCCAGTACTTTTAGTACGACATACAATGGGCCCAGTATGTTTTGgtaaaatttagtattaaaataatgtattactctgtatttgttttatctgtAGCCATGTTTAACTTTAAGGTTAGCgttttgaaaatgtatttgacTGTTGGAAATTGACACGCGCGTTGCTCTATGCCAGGAGTGCCtgcttttattactttttattactctTTGGTAATGTTAAGAAGTagttataaaatcttaaagtaaagaaataatttacgcAGTGTATAAACAGCACAACGAAGAATTGcgttatattgaaattaaaccgctctatttataattttgtacacacCAATGACActttttgaacattttattacattagagATTTgcctattaaattatttttataaaagattttgtattttttatctgcaaatatgattttataccTGTTTGGTTAaagcttaaatttttttctacGATAAATGGCcgttaacattaagaaaaacacaattaaacatataaatatttaattccatGAATCAATTAAATATGTCTTCTCTTTTTGCATATCACAAACAAACTTTTCAGCTTCCTCTTGCGTGAATCCAGAAAACTTGACTAAACATTTCACAAAAGATTCCTTTACCTGAGTTGCCATTTTATTCACGTCACCACAAACATATACCAACGCGCCATTTTTAAGTAACTTAGCTACTTCTTCTCCATTACTAAGTATTGCATCCTGGAAAAAGATttgagttaattttaaacctCACAAATTTCCAAGTTGTGCcactgattaaaaataacggctattttatgtttaaaaaaatctaatgtacctaaaattataattacctgtatatatttatcttcACAATCATTGAATCTAGAAAAAGCTGTTATCAGTTTAGTCAACACACCAGCATCCTTAAATCCTTGCAATTtatctttgtaaatataatctaaATTAGGATTTCTGCAGCCAAAAAACAaccatataatattaagtaagtcTCTTTCCTTTCCTTTCAATTGTTCTTCAAGAAAACCTATGTAAGGTGCAACTCCAGTACCTGGGCCAATAAGTAACATTGGCCTTGAAATATTATCTGGAAaactaaattgatttatattcttccttaaatatatagaaacttttttgtctgtcaccatttcttttttatctgtgaTTGTTATATTTCCCATCATATCTTCAAgactttcatttattaaactttctaACCAGCCAGTTACAAGACCTTTTCTGTTATAACCTATATTCATTACggagaaacatatttttatttcattaggATTCATTGAACTACTATTCACAATAGAATATGGTCTAGGCAGTAATCTAGGAAGGTGTTCTAAAATAACCTCTACAGGTGGTTTGcatgttttgaaaatttcaaataaatctaatatgcataattttttatttaatatataatttgtgtATGCTGAAGAACCTTCTTTACTGCAAAGGTACTCAATAACTTTCTTTTCTGTTTCATCTTTTGTATACCTCGATAAAGCAAGCAGGAACagctagaaaaaaataattatactgaGAGTTTTCACTAAAGAAaatcctataaaaaaatctgtattttaaaaaaaatacagggATAATATCCAGTTTTTGTTGTGTGTTTTAACAGTGaaaaatcatcatcaactGTGCAAATTATATCAAgaaaaacttacttttttcACAACACCTCTTAAATCAATACAATGTGTTAGAACATGTCTCAATGTAGACTTAATAGGGACATGAGCAGGTATTTTAGCCCCTTTCTGACCACTGttaatagttatattataacaacAGTCCACAACATCAGATAATTCCAAATGATCTATAATACAACTGACTTCTCCATCACGGTTTGTTGGAATAACACCTACGGTATCACCAGgcctgaaatttaaattactaccCTGAAAATTTGTAGtacaattaagtttattacatTGAACTTCCTTTAGTAACCTTTTGCAGTTGAAGTGTTTAATGGACTTTGTAATGAATAATTGAAACATGATCTTTACATAATTGCACTAAAAAGatttgaaatatgtaaatactaTGCAAGTTAtgaatttctgttttttatttgtaaatagagTTTAATTTCGTTTcggaaaaaactaaaataaatctcaATAATACATTCTATACAATGTCAATACTAAAGGCATAGTATAGCTTCTTAACTTTTATACTCATATACACATACCATTACATTAAAGGTCACTTCATACACTGCCTTACAATCCTCATTGTCTGCTGTGAGACGTCTCCAGTTGTTGATACCAGCATTAATAATACAACTTGCAGCAAAAGGTAATGAAGGTTCTGTACTGTTGTATACTGTTTCTTTactctataaaatattcacataaaaaatatagtaaaaattttCTGTCTTAGGTTAATTAAagtatatcgacgctggaaagcataaacgctgtaacccttgaaatggcgaatatgtttttaacacgttaataatttcaaccattatcaaacaataatgattttattataggttagcacaaactacacaacattgctaaataccgcatgcttgtaggcgtatcagctcacgagttatcattttttggctctcctgtaaagttcatactttcggggttaaagcgtttacgctttccagcgtcgatattataatatgttaccCGAAGAGGTGTTCCTACAGAttagtttagttaaaaaaaagcattgtttaggaacaaaaaaaaaatcttttttatattaaggaattgtaaacatttttttgatattgcaAATAGAAGTAAGttactttgtacatttttttttaattctgtgttTATCTGTATGCAAATAAatggctttattattattattattataacaaaaattaggTACAATATGGTAAAACTTACATCAGAATTTCCAAAATCAATTTTCAAATAGTTTTGTTTCATTGTTggcaaattaaatgtttcttgTCGCGAAGACTCAAGGAAAACATCTTGTAAATTGTGTAGCACaaccattttataaaaatattaacttaatttttctttaaaataaaacaacattacaTCAGCAAGACACACCGAGCATGGTTtatgacattgacatttgaaAACTATTGCCATAATGTGTTTGACactattgatataatttagtgATGTGTGTTAAATAGCAATAGCTGAATATGGAaacgttacttaaataaacaagtaaaattaAGAGAAGATTACCGTTTTTCGTCGATACATAAGTATGTTTATATGTCGGGTACACGTACAGTTatgatcaaatattttaaaacattgatcGATTCTGAATTCCTCGATTTCTTCTTTTCTCATTCCTCCATATAGAAAAAGCCCATACTAGCGCATGTATTAAGTCGGAATAAAGGATAGAgtagaaagtaaaaaataccaaatgaacagaaataaaaattatgtaattaataatcatttaCACAAACTTCGTTTCagtacattaatttgtaataaattttcgaTCCACATTTATACTTCCTCTTCGCCGGAAAACACTGAAATTTTTAGCAATATGTTACACGAAAATTTGAATTCCGCAAAGGTAACTTCATAAATACCAAATCATACCTTCAATCGGTACTCCCTGGTCTTCTGTAACACCTTCAAGACATTCTGGACAAACAGTGGTGTCACAAGGGTTGGGTGTTGAGGTCGGGAAAGCCGGGGTAAGTTCAATTGGTGGAGGCTGAAAcacaatttacaaattaattgtaatacaACAGGCATCGTAATGGAACGGTAgtgtattataaattgaattcttACTTCCAAGCGATACAAGTAGGATAAACGACAGGGGTCCCAAGTGGTGCAGAGAGTGGCGTTATGCATCATGTCCTTGCGAGGCTCGTCACCGAAATATTCAAACGTTATAACGATGTTGCTATCAATGGCGCACATTCGTAAAAACTCTTCAACTGATAcctagatattaaaattaattaaagcaaacgatcgtttaataataatcataaatcaatgttttctattaaatataaaatcgataCAAATCATTTTACACCAGAAAATTACATATGAATACCTTAGTTTTGTTACCACAGTCTAAAGTGCCATTctggaaataattattttctctaTCACCATTTCCGAGACAAAACATCCAACCTTCGTGAAAGGAATACTCAATAGGTGCTATTTCAGCTTCTATGCAAGGATCTACTGGTACAGGTATTGAAGGTTTTCCGAATGTGCATTTACGTTCGTGCATATTTGCTTGCAGCCGGTATGCGTCTAGGTCAGGCTCTGAACCCTCTGGGCACTTATAGAAATTACCTGACAACGAGTATTCTTGTTAATTACGCTGGTagcatttctttaaaattctaCATTTACCCTCCAAGGCTcttcaaaaacaaacaaattatcctCGGGCACTcacaattactttttaaaagaaatgaaataataagaaatattttcttatttaaaactttcgtAAGTTATTTGAACTTTTCTCCAGTCCCCGACACCCGGGCTTTTCCATATTTTTTCCGGGTAAAGAAGAACCTTCGATGGGTCTGAAAGTTGTCGCTATCTAAACCTAATTATACAAGTAGGTTTAGCTGTGATTTTAATAAGTGTAGTAAGACATATACTTGATAATTACTGTTCTGTATGatgtaaatagttttcttATGGGCACTGATAACAGTCCGCACAGTGAGACCGTTTCCGCcagtttttatgttttccaTTAGTACTTCTTGTGCGGCTCTCTGTTCACGCGACCATTTAGCTGCTTCTTCAGCCAAGATTTGTCGGCTCACTTTACCTTCAGATTGTGTAGACTAAACAAGGGAAATATTTCATAACCAATggttaattttagtaatttaatttttcataaaataatcaacaaataaaaagaccAATGCTTTGgtaatttaaacttacttgAGGTGGACTCTCCATAATAACATGGGGACGACCAAGAGTATGCTGCCAAATAAGTTGTGCCGCTACTTTATGCTTTGAACTATGATGAAGTGGTTGAATTTGTAGAATTGCATACCACGCCAATTCTCTATAAACGCTGTCCGGAAGATAACCTGTCTGGTGATAGACAATTAAATTACGAACATCAAAAACGTGCCACAGTTACTAAATTACGTTGTCTTTCACTATTTCAAGCTTACCGGCATAAAATCCATGTGCCACTGTAAACCAAACATTATAATACCatcattaaaatcaaataaaaatacgatacaataatttttcttttaaaataaatatacaaagttaTACCTCTTCTTCCCCAGCTTCTGTTCTACCAAACTCtgcaaaatgttattttccaTTTGAATTCAAAATAGTTACGGAAGTTTAACTTTTTACTGTATAAATATCGTGTAAACCTTACCTTCGTCTTC
It encodes:
- the LOC106717667 gene encoding methionine synthase reductase, which produces MVVLHNLQDVFLESSRQETFNLPTMKQNYLKIDFGNSDSKETVYNSTEPSLPFAASCIINAGINNWRRLTADNEDCKAVYEVTFNVMGSNLNFRPGDTVGVIPTNRDGEVSCIIDHLELSDVVDCCYNITINSGQKGAKIPAHVPIKSTLRHVLTHCIDLRGVVKKLFLLALSRYTKDETEKKVIEYLCSKEGSSAYTNYILNKKLCILDLFEIFKTCKPPVEVILEHLPRLLPRPYSIVNSSSMNPNEIKICFSVMNIGYNRKGLVTGWLESLINESLEDMMGNITITDKKEMVTDKKVSIYLRKNINQFSFPDNISRPMLLIGPGTGVAPYIGFLEEQLKGKERDLLNIIWLFFGCRNPNLDYIYKDKLQGFKDAGVLTKLITAFSRFNDCEDKYIQDAILSNGEEVAKLLKNGALVYVCGDVNKMATQVKESFVKCLVKFSGFTQEEAEKFVCDMQKEKTYLIDSWN
- the LOC106717687 gene encoding uncharacterized protein LOC106717687 isoform X2, whose product is MDFMPTGYLPDSVYRELAWYAILQIQPLHHSSKHKVAAQLIWQHTLGRPHVIMESPPQSTQSEGKVSRQILAEEAAKWSREQRAAQEVLMENIKTGGNGLTVRTVISAHKKTIYIIQNSNFYKCPEGSEPDLDAYRLQANMHERKCTFGKPSIPVPVDPCIEAEIAPIEYSFHEGWMFCLGNGDRENNYFQNGTLDCGNKTKPPPIELTPAFPTSTPNPCDTTVCPECLEGVTEDQGVPIEVFSGEEEV
- the LOC106717687 gene encoding uncharacterized protein LOC106717687 isoform X1; this encodes MDFMPTGYLPDSVYRELAWYAILQIQPLHHSSKHKVAAQLIWQHTLGRPHVIMESPPQSTQSEGKVSRQILAEEAAKWSREQRAAQEVLMENIKTGGNGLTVRTVISAHKKTIYIIQNSNFYKCPEGSEPDLDAYRLQANMHERKCTFGKPSIPVPVDPCIEAEIAPIEYSFHEGWMFCLGNGDRENNYFQNGTLDCGNKTKVSVEEFLRMCAIDSNIVITFEYFGDEPRKDMMHNATLCTTWDPCRLSYLYRLEPPPIELTPAFPTSTPNPCDTTVCPECLEGVTEDQGVPIEVFSGEEEV